One window of Corallococcus caeni genomic DNA carries:
- a CDS encoding glutathione-independent formaldehyde dehydrogenase produces MKALVYEGPRKVRVKEVPDAKIERPTDAVVRIRSTNICGSDLHMYEGRTDMESGRVLGHENLGEVVEVGSAVDKLKVGDWVAVPFNVSCGHCENCEHGLTAFCLNANPAGTAGAAYGFADMGPYSGGQAEYLRVPWADFNCLRLPEDAEEKQLDYVMLSDIFPTGYHVTELAGLMPGESVVIFGGGPVGQMAALSATIKSASKVMLVDSHPDRLALAEKIGAIPIDYSKVDPVERVKELTHGKGADRGCECVGYQAHDPQGKEYPNLTMNNLVKAVKFTGGIGVVGVFIPNDPGGPDSLAKKGEIVFDWGMLWFKGQRVATGQCNVKAYNRQLRELIHLGKAKPSWIVSHTLPLDNAPDGYQRFDKRDSGWTKVVLQPAA; encoded by the coding sequence ATGAAGGCACTCGTCTACGAGGGACCGCGCAAGGTCAGGGTGAAAGAGGTGCCGGACGCGAAGATCGAACGGCCCACCGACGCGGTGGTGCGCATCCGCAGCACCAACATCTGCGGCTCCGACCTGCACATGTACGAAGGCCGCACCGACATGGAGTCGGGCCGGGTGCTCGGGCACGAAAACCTCGGAGAGGTGGTCGAGGTCGGCTCGGCGGTGGACAAGCTGAAGGTTGGCGACTGGGTGGCCGTTCCCTTCAACGTCAGCTGTGGCCACTGCGAGAACTGCGAGCACGGCCTGACTGCCTTCTGCCTCAACGCGAACCCGGCGGGGACGGCCGGCGCCGCCTACGGCTTCGCCGACATGGGGCCCTACAGCGGCGGGCAGGCCGAGTACCTGCGCGTACCCTGGGCGGACTTCAACTGCCTGCGGCTGCCAGAGGACGCCGAGGAGAAGCAGCTCGACTACGTGATGCTCTCCGACATCTTCCCCACGGGCTACCACGTCACCGAGCTCGCCGGGCTCATGCCGGGCGAATCCGTCGTCATCTTCGGTGGAGGGCCCGTGGGACAGATGGCCGCGCTCTCCGCCACCATCAAGAGCGCGAGCAAGGTGATGCTCGTCGACAGCCACCCGGACCGGCTCGCGCTCGCCGAGAAGATCGGCGCCATCCCCATCGACTACTCGAAGGTGGACCCCGTCGAGCGGGTGAAGGAGCTCACCCACGGCAAGGGCGCCGACCGCGGCTGCGAGTGCGTGGGTTACCAGGCGCACGACCCGCAGGGGAAGGAGTACCCCAACCTGACGATGAACAACCTGGTGAAGGCGGTGAAGTTCACCGGAGGCATCGGCGTGGTGGGCGTCTTCATCCCCAATGACCCCGGTGGCCCCGACTCCCTGGCCAAGAAGGGTGAGATCGTCTTCGACTGGGGCATGCTCTGGTTCAAGGGGCAGCGCGTGGCGACCGGCCAGTGCAACGTGAAGGCCTACAACCGCCAGCTGCGCGAGCTCATCCACCTGGGCAAGGCGAAGCCCTCGTGGATCGTCTCGCACACGCTCCCGCTCGACAATGCGCCGGACGGCTACCAGCGCTTCGACAAGCGCGACAGCGGCTGGACCAAGGTCGTCCTGCAGCCGGCCGCATGA
- a CDS encoding PQQ-dependent sugar dehydrogenase, whose protein sequence is MPGTNVRAAPFTPLFVVCAVFSLFVGCSTELSPELAVTRAGAVVQDANFADSVFVSGLQGPTTMTFAHDGRLFISEKNGSLRVVANGQLLTTPFMTLAVDTGNERGLMGVAFDPNFENNHYLYVYYTSVAGSIHNRLSRFTANGNVVVPGSELVLADFPTLDAANHNGGAVRFGLDGKLYVSVGENAVSSNSQSLNTPLGKLLRFNPDGTIPTDNPFYATATGLAKATWAMGLRNPFTFDVQPGTGILFINDVGEGGWEEINRGQAGANYGWPMTEGYFTNRPELTQPFFAYPHGSGTAAGNCIAGGAFYNPPVSAFPSAYVGQYFFADYTNNWIARIDPNTGARSLFATATPGPVDLDVGPDGALYYLARGAGQVGRIAYTASLPPSIAQQPASTLVSVGQPATFTVSASGEPPLTYRWQRNGVDIVGATSPSYELSAAQLADSGARFRAVVTNGLGSATSAEAVLTVTSNKPPVATIVTPAAGATYTAATNLTFSGSASDLEDGALPASAMTWTITFHHDTHTHPAMADTTGIASGSWPIPSIGESSANVWYRVRLTVRDSIGLTHTTYRDVHPVTVPLTVTSVPSGLQVLMDGRPFAAPHETTGVVGVVRSVGVESPQYANGKFWAFSSWSDGGAQSHTFITPGSAATYTAQFVETSGGSCYQIQSERSDKWLTVNTAGKVVAGSTTQAGGQIFQLVPNGTQYKLKGSGDAFLTVVTNQLAMSANFSSGESFTRLACGYGGRTRVGFQASSGSAPHWKETATGEPIQSGDGGNGGACNPADGGAWEAFYLEPVACPDGSTGPVCGNGTVETGEQCDDGNTQPGDGCDATCHTEASGSAGCFRIQSERTDKWLTVDGASKVAALGTTQTGGEVFELVISGAKYKLKGTSGAYLAVVADQLTVNASVSTAESFTRHDCGVFGGRNRYGFESSTGTARNWKENTPGAPIQSGNGGNGGICNPTDTGSWEAFYLEPATCP, encoded by the coding sequence ATGCCAGGAACGAATGTACGAGCGGCGCCTTTCACGCCGCTCTTCGTCGTGTGCGCGGTCTTCTCCCTCTTCGTGGGCTGCTCGACGGAGTTGTCTCCGGAGCTGGCGGTCACGCGCGCGGGCGCGGTCGTTCAAGACGCAAACTTCGCCGACTCCGTCTTCGTCAGTGGCCTCCAGGGCCCCACCACGATGACCTTCGCGCACGATGGGCGCCTGTTCATCTCGGAGAAGAATGGCTCGCTGCGGGTCGTCGCGAACGGCCAGCTCCTGACGACTCCGTTCATGACGCTCGCCGTGGACACCGGCAACGAGCGCGGACTGATGGGCGTGGCGTTCGATCCCAACTTCGAAAACAACCACTACCTGTATGTCTATTACACGTCGGTTGCCGGCAGCATCCACAACCGACTCAGTCGGTTCACCGCCAATGGCAACGTGGTGGTTCCTGGAAGCGAGCTGGTGCTCGCCGACTTTCCGACGCTCGACGCCGCCAACCACAACGGCGGCGCGGTTCGCTTCGGACTCGACGGCAAGCTCTACGTGTCAGTCGGAGAGAACGCGGTCTCCTCCAACTCGCAGAGCCTGAACACTCCGCTGGGCAAGCTGCTGCGCTTCAACCCGGACGGCACCATCCCTACGGACAATCCGTTCTACGCGACCGCCACCGGGCTCGCCAAGGCGACCTGGGCGATGGGACTGCGCAACCCCTTCACCTTCGACGTCCAGCCCGGCACGGGCATCCTGTTCATCAACGACGTGGGTGAAGGCGGCTGGGAGGAGATCAACCGCGGCCAGGCAGGTGCCAACTACGGCTGGCCGATGACCGAGGGCTATTTCACGAACCGCCCGGAGCTCACGCAGCCTTTCTTCGCGTACCCGCATGGCTCCGGCACGGCCGCTGGCAACTGCATCGCTGGCGGTGCCTTCTACAACCCACCGGTCTCCGCGTTCCCCAGCGCGTATGTCGGGCAGTACTTCTTCGCGGACTACACCAACAACTGGATCGCACGCATCGACCCGAACACCGGCGCGCGTTCGCTGTTCGCGACAGCCACCCCGGGGCCCGTGGACCTCGATGTCGGACCCGATGGCGCGCTCTACTACCTGGCGCGCGGCGCGGGCCAGGTGGGCCGCATCGCCTACACCGCTTCGCTGCCGCCGAGCATCGCGCAGCAACCGGCGAGCACGTTGGTGTCCGTCGGCCAGCCGGCGACCTTCACGGTGTCGGCGAGCGGGGAGCCGCCCCTCACCTACCGGTGGCAGCGGAACGGCGTGGACATCGTCGGCGCGACCTCCCCGAGCTACGAACTGAGCGCCGCGCAGCTCGCGGACAGCGGCGCGCGCTTCCGCGCGGTCGTGACCAACGGGCTGGGCTCGGCCACCAGCGCCGAGGCCGTGCTGACGGTGACGTCCAACAAGCCGCCGGTGGCAACGATTGTGACTCCGGCCGCGGGCGCGACCTACACCGCGGCCACGAACCTGACGTTCTCCGGCTCGGCCAGCGACCTGGAGGATGGCGCGCTGCCTGCGAGCGCGATGACCTGGACCATCACCTTCCACCACGATACCCACACGCACCCCGCCATGGCCGATACCACCGGCATCGCGAGCGGGAGCTGGCCCATCCCGAGCATCGGCGAGAGCTCGGCCAACGTCTGGTATCGCGTGCGGCTCACGGTGCGCGACTCGATTGGCCTCACCCACACGACGTATCGCGACGTCCACCCCGTCACGGTCCCACTTACGGTGACCAGCGTGCCGAGCGGGCTTCAGGTGTTGATGGACGGGCGGCCGTTCGCGGCGCCACACGAAACGACGGGCGTGGTCGGTGTCGTCCGCTCCGTCGGCGTCGAGTCGCCGCAGTATGCGAACGGGAAGTTCTGGGCGTTCTCGTCGTGGTCGGACGGCGGCGCGCAATCACATACCTTCATCACGCCTGGCAGCGCGGCCACCTACACCGCCCAGTTCGTCGAGACCTCGGGCGGTAGCTGCTACCAGATTCAGAGCGAGCGCAGCGACAAGTGGCTCACCGTCAACACCGCGGGCAAGGTCGTCGCTGGCAGCACGACACAAGCAGGCGGGCAGATCTTCCAGCTCGTTCCCAATGGCACCCAATACAAGCTCAAGGGCTCGGGCGACGCGTTCCTGACGGTGGTGACGAACCAGTTGGCGATGAGCGCCAACTTCTCCAGCGGAGAGTCGTTCACCCGGCTCGCCTGCGGCTATGGCGGGCGCACCCGCGTCGGCTTCCAGGCTTCGTCGGGGAGCGCGCCCCACTGGAAGGAGACCGCCACGGGCGAGCCCATCCAGAGCGGTGACGGCGGAAATGGCGGCGCCTGCAACCCGGCGGATGGCGGTGCCTGGGAAGCCTTCTACCTCGAGCCGGTGGCCTGCCCGGATGGCAGCACCGGCCCCGTCTGCGGCAACGGCACGGTCGAGACCGGCGAGCAGTGCGACGATGGCAACACCCAGCCCGGAGATGGCTGCGATGCGACGTGCCACACCGAGGCCAGCGGCAGCGCGGGTTGCTTCCGCATCCAGAGCGAGCGCACCGACAAATGGCTCACCGTCGACGGGGCGAGCAAGGTGGCCGCGCTCGGCACGACGCAGACCGGGGGCGAGGTCTTCGAGCTCGTCATCAGCGGCGCGAAGTACAAGCTCAAGGGAACGAGCGGCGCGTACCTCGCGGTGGTCGCGGATCAGCTCACGGTGAACGCCTCGGTCAGCACGGCGGAGTCGTTCACCCGCCATGACTGCGGCGTCTTCGGTGGCCGCAATCGCTATGGCTTCGAGTCGTCGACAGGCACCGCGCGCAACTGGAAGGAGAACACCCCCGGCGCTCCCATCCAGAGCGGCAATGGCGGCAACGGGGGCATCTGCAATCCCACCGACACGGGCTCGTGGGAAGCCTTCTACCTGGAGCCCGCGACCTGTCCCTGA
- a CDS encoding DUF4267 domain-containing protein translates to MNPNPSQLPWRLTSPTALFTLLLGGFMLFLSLRAVLDPVSAARGFGLADSGSEVIPWLYVKAGRDLGLALAMFALVAIRQRKAAGVFVLACIVMPTVDALTVLHGGASLAFALAVHGSAVAYGVVLAAALLRPQKVTS, encoded by the coding sequence ATGAATCCGAATCCCTCACAATTGCCCTGGAGGCTCACTTCGCCCACGGCCTTGTTCACCTTGCTGCTGGGCGGCTTCATGCTGTTCCTCAGCCTCCGGGCCGTGCTGGACCCGGTCAGCGCGGCCCGGGGCTTCGGTCTGGCCGACTCCGGGAGCGAGGTCATCCCCTGGCTGTACGTCAAGGCGGGCAGGGACCTCGGCCTGGCACTGGCGATGTTCGCCCTGGTGGCCATCCGGCAGCGAAAGGCCGCGGGCGTGTTCGTCCTCGCGTGCATCGTGATGCCCACCGTGGACGCGCTGACCGTGCTGCACGGCGGTGCTTCGCTCGCCTTCGCGCTCGCGGTCCATGGAAGCGCGGTGGCCTACGGAGTCGTGCTGGCCGCCGCGCTGCTGCGGCCCCAGAAGGTCACTTCTTGA
- a CDS encoding DsbA family protein has translation MSRLRRGVDTNDWAKGPADAPVTLLEYGDFECPYCGRAFWELKRLESAVGDRVRIVFRHFPLSQLHPHALLASEAAEAAGAQGRFWEMYDRLFENQQNLEAPALLTYAADLGLDMGRFTRDLQEHRHLSKVRRDFMEGVRSGVNGTPSFFLNGERHNGGYTAEALLAAIEDRQGPQLEPMTGLPWEGDRVPRMGLFQAPPHFHG, from the coding sequence ATGAGCAGACTTCGCAGAGGCGTGGACACCAATGACTGGGCGAAGGGGCCGGCCGATGCCCCCGTCACCCTCCTGGAGTACGGCGACTTCGAGTGTCCCTACTGCGGGCGGGCCTTCTGGGAGCTGAAGCGGCTCGAGAGCGCTGTCGGGGACCGGGTCCGCATCGTGTTCCGCCACTTCCCGCTCTCCCAACTCCACCCGCACGCGCTGCTGGCCTCGGAGGCCGCGGAGGCCGCCGGCGCGCAGGGCCGGTTCTGGGAGATGTACGACAGGCTCTTCGAGAACCAGCAGAACCTGGAGGCTCCCGCGCTGCTGACCTACGCGGCCGACCTGGGGCTCGACATGGGCCGCTTCACTCGTGACCTCCAGGAGCACCGCCATCTTTCCAAGGTTCGCCGCGACTTCATGGAGGGCGTGCGCAGCGGCGTGAACGGCACCCCGAGCTTCTTCCTCAACGGGGAGCGCCACAACGGCGGCTACACAGCCGAGGCGCTGCTCGCCGCCATCGAGGACCGGCAGGGGCCACAGCTCGAGCCGATGACAGGGCTCCCCTGGGAAGGCGACCGCGTGCCGCGCATGGGCTTGTTCCAGGCACCGCCCCATTTCCATGGTTGA
- a CDS encoding ATP-dependent Clp protease ATP-binding subunit translates to MADLCQLCQQRPATTRVTRVTGNRRTTEELCDVCASQRSRFGRMGLGTSLFDQFFSGFDDDDFGGTGDTPQSIRQPVERYDITEAFSEDTRRVLASAFETAQQAGAPGIDTEHLLAAIARDPRGREVLTRLKLDPARVATRAEAEMRRGKRPMERPELSPNAKRALELAYEEAYALGHSYVGPEHMLLGLLQEGEGTASEILREMGANHQRSREAVKEALAPGAEKKRSDTPSLDEYCRDLTELASEGKLDPVVGRANEIETTLEVLSRRTKNNPCLIGEPGVGKTAIAEGIAQRIASESVPDTLRNKRVLQLDLSGLLAGSKYRGEFEERLKKVIDEVKDHSEEVIVFIDEVHTLVGAGAAEGAMDAGNMLKPALARGELHVIGATTLNEYRKNIEKDAALERRFQPVLVPEPTPEQAIEILEGLKDRYESHHRVRITEEAIVAAVELSDRYVQGRFLPDKAIDLVDQAAARVRLRQTARPQRLTDAEQEVARARRSLDEARDRKDTRRVRECEQRLEAAQKAAAAEQKEWRSTKREETPEVRDTDIAEVLSRMTGIPVTQMTEDERKKLTYLEQRLHERVIGQDEAIRVLSQAIRRARAGLKDPSKPIGSFLFLGPTGVGKTELAKTLAEQLFGDEKALIRFDMSEYMEKHTVSRLVGAPPGYVGYDEGGQLTEAVRRRPYAVLLFDEVEKAHPDVFHVLLQVLDDGRLTDAQGRTVSFKNTVIIGTSNLGSQLIQDMTARQESQERIRDRVMTVLKGHFPPEFLNRIDEAVVFEPLNRPQLREIVNLMLEKTRRLLHGQDIQMEATPAAIDALLERGWDPGYGARPLRREIQRAIEGPISESLISGTLQEGNRVRVDFRDGEFRFEPVEAREERPAAEKQPPAVH, encoded by the coding sequence ATGGCCGACCTTTGCCAACTGTGTCAGCAGCGCCCGGCGACGACCCGGGTCACCCGGGTGACAGGCAACCGGAGGACTACTGAGGAACTGTGTGACGTGTGCGCCAGCCAGCGCTCGCGTTTCGGGCGCATGGGGCTGGGCACGTCCCTGTTCGACCAGTTCTTCAGTGGTTTCGACGACGATGACTTCGGGGGAACGGGCGATACACCCCAGTCCATCCGGCAGCCGGTGGAGCGCTACGACATCACCGAGGCCTTCTCCGAGGACACCCGCCGGGTGCTCGCCTCCGCCTTCGAGACCGCGCAGCAGGCGGGCGCACCGGGCATCGACACCGAGCACCTGCTCGCGGCGATTGCCCGGGACCCGCGTGGCCGCGAGGTCCTCACCCGACTGAAGCTCGATCCGGCCCGGGTGGCCACCCGCGCTGAAGCGGAGATGCGCCGGGGCAAGCGGCCGATGGAGCGGCCGGAGCTGTCACCCAATGCAAAGCGCGCGTTGGAACTCGCCTATGAGGAGGCCTACGCGCTCGGCCACTCCTATGTGGGCCCCGAGCACATGCTGCTGGGCCTGCTTCAGGAGGGAGAGGGCACGGCGTCGGAAATCCTGCGCGAAATGGGCGCCAACCATCAGAGGTCGCGCGAGGCCGTCAAGGAGGCGCTCGCCCCGGGGGCGGAGAAGAAGCGGTCGGACACGCCCTCACTGGACGAGTACTGCCGGGACCTGACGGAGCTGGCTTCCGAAGGCAAGCTGGACCCTGTGGTGGGGCGGGCGAACGAGATCGAGACAACGCTCGAAGTCCTCTCCCGCCGCACCAAGAACAACCCCTGCCTCATCGGCGAGCCGGGGGTGGGCAAGACGGCCATCGCGGAGGGAATCGCCCAGCGCATCGCCTCTGAGTCCGTGCCCGACACCCTGCGCAACAAGCGGGTGCTGCAACTGGACCTCTCCGGACTGCTGGCGGGCAGCAAGTACCGCGGCGAGTTCGAGGAGCGGCTCAAGAAGGTGATTGACGAGGTGAAGGACCACAGCGAGGAGGTCATCGTCTTCATCGACGAGGTGCACACACTGGTGGGGGCGGGTGCCGCCGAGGGAGCCATGGACGCCGGCAACATGCTCAAGCCGGCGCTGGCCCGTGGAGAGCTGCATGTCATCGGGGCCACGACCCTCAACGAGTACCGCAAGAACATCGAGAAGGACGCCGCGCTCGAGCGCCGCTTCCAGCCAGTCCTGGTGCCCGAGCCCACGCCCGAGCAGGCCATCGAAATCCTCGAGGGACTCAAGGACCGCTACGAGTCGCACCACCGCGTGCGCATCACGGAGGAGGCCATCGTGGCCGCGGTGGAGCTGTCCGACCGGTACGTGCAGGGGCGCTTCCTACCGGACAAGGCCATTGACCTGGTGGACCAGGCGGCCGCGCGCGTGCGACTGCGTCAGACGGCGCGCCCCCAGCGGCTGACGGACGCGGAGCAGGAGGTGGCGCGGGCCAGGCGCTCGCTCGACGAGGCCCGCGACCGCAAGGACACCAGGCGCGTCCGGGAGTGCGAGCAACGGCTGGAGGCGGCCCAGAAGGCGGCGGCGGCGGAGCAGAAGGAGTGGCGCTCGACCAAGCGCGAGGAGACGCCCGAGGTGCGGGACACGGACATCGCCGAGGTGCTCTCGCGGATGACGGGCATCCCGGTGACCCAGATGACCGAGGACGAGCGCAAGAAGCTCACCTACCTCGAACAGCGGCTGCACGAGCGCGTCATCGGACAGGACGAGGCCATCCGCGTGCTCTCGCAGGCCATCCGCCGGGCGAGGGCCGGCCTCAAGGACCCGAGCAAGCCCATCGGCTCCTTCCTCTTCCTGGGCCCCACGGGGGTGGGCAAGACGGAGCTGGCCAAGACGCTCGCGGAGCAGCTCTTCGGGGACGAGAAGGCGCTCATCCGCTTCGACATGAGCGAATACATGGAGAAGCACACCGTGAGCCGGCTGGTGGGTGCCCCACCGGGCTATGTCGGCTACGACGAGGGCGGGCAGTTGACCGAGGCCGTGCGAAGGCGCCCCTACGCAGTACTCCTCTTCGACGAGGTGGAGAAGGCCCACCCCGACGTGTTCCACGTCCTGCTGCAGGTGCTCGACGACGGGCGGCTCACCGACGCCCAGGGGAGGACGGTGAGCTTCAAGAACACCGTCATCATCGGCACCAGCAACCTGGGCTCGCAGCTCATCCAGGACATGACGGCGCGCCAGGAGTCGCAGGAGCGCATCCGTGACCGGGTGATGACGGTGCTCAAGGGGCACTTCCCGCCGGAGTTCCTCAATCGCATCGACGAGGCGGTGGTGTTCGAGCCTCTCAACCGCCCCCAGTTGCGCGAGATCGTCAACCTCATGCTGGAGAAGACGCGGCGCCTGCTCCACGGCCAGGACATCCAGATGGAGGCGACGCCTGCGGCCATCGACGCGCTGCTGGAGCGCGGATGGGATCCTGGCTACGGAGCCCGGCCGCTGCGGCGGGAAATCCAGCGCGCCATCGAGGGACCCATCTCCGAGTCCCTCATCAGCGGAACGCTGCAAGAGGGGAACCGGGTGCGCGTGGACTTCCGGGACGGGGAGTTCCGGTTCGAGCCGGTGGAGGCGCGGGAGGAGCGTCCCGCCGCGGAGAAGCAGCCTCCCGCGGTGCATTGA
- a CDS encoding AraC family transcriptional regulator, translated as MDLSHASDLLGQILERTRLRGQLYCRTVARAPWGLRFAPTTTATLHLVIAGSCHLTQGRDVVTLGPGDVVLLPRGDGHAVADSPRSPKLRVEDWLATRGEGASSYVLGGDGVESRMLCGFFAFDEPGAHPVLRLLPERVHLRGASEDARALLPTVSMLEREYARGERGSSVIVSRLLDILLVQVLRAWADAQPPGGAGWLGALGDRTLASALGWMHAEPGRSWTVSELARRSGTSRATLARRFASEVGVAPHEYLTRLRMQEAAHALREGQDGLAAIASRVGYESEFAFNRAFRREMGVPPGEYRRKAREG; from the coding sequence ATGGACCTCTCGCATGCTTCCGACCTGCTGGGGCAGATCCTCGAGCGCACCCGTCTGCGAGGGCAGCTCTACTGCCGCACCGTGGCGCGGGCCCCCTGGGGGCTGCGCTTCGCTCCCACGACCACGGCGACCCTGCATCTGGTCATCGCGGGCTCCTGTCACCTCACGCAGGGCCGGGACGTCGTCACGCTGGGGCCGGGGGATGTCGTGCTACTGCCGCGCGGTGACGGGCATGCCGTGGCGGACTCGCCCCGCAGCCCCAAGCTTCGCGTGGAGGACTGGCTGGCGACACGTGGAGAAGGGGCTTCCTCGTATGTGCTGGGCGGGGACGGCGTGGAGTCGCGGATGCTCTGCGGCTTCTTCGCGTTCGACGAGCCGGGGGCGCATCCCGTGTTGCGGTTGCTTCCCGAGCGGGTCCACCTGCGGGGGGCTTCCGAGGACGCGCGTGCCCTGCTGCCCACGGTGTCGATGCTCGAACGGGAGTATGCGCGGGGAGAACGAGGCTCCTCGGTCATCGTCTCCCGGTTGCTCGACATCCTCCTGGTGCAGGTGCTTCGTGCGTGGGCAGACGCGCAGCCGCCGGGTGGCGCGGGCTGGTTGGGGGCGCTCGGAGACCGGACGCTCGCCAGCGCCCTGGGCTGGATGCACGCGGAGCCGGGGCGGAGCTGGACCGTGAGCGAGCTGGCGCGGCGCTCGGGGACCTCCAGGGCGACGCTCGCGCGGCGCTTCGCCAGCGAAGTGGGCGTGGCGCCTCATGAGTACCTCACGCGGCTTCGGATGCAGGAGGCCGCGCACGCGCTGCGTGAGGGACAGGACGGGCTCGCGGCCATCGCGAGCCGCGTGGGTTACGAGTCCGAGTTCGCCTTCAACCGGGCCTTCCGGCGGGAGATGGGAGTGCCTCCCGGCGAGTACCGGCGCAAGGCCCGTGAGGGCTGA
- a CDS encoding redoxin domain-containing protein yields MATLAPPPPASGILVHGLPPGTRAPEWDAPSTPDGRRIKLADQRGSPVVLVFYPGDFTPVCTGELGLYNELLPEFGQFGAKVFGISCDSLWSHIAFAKELHIQIPLLSDFHPKGELSRRYNVYREDAGICERALYVIDGKGDIYWSHVSPIEINPGADGVIDALERLSGKQMEVPTFQPQQQPSLPEART; encoded by the coding sequence ATGGCCACACTTGCTCCGCCCCCTCCCGCCTCAGGCATCCTTGTGCACGGTCTGCCGCCCGGCACCCGCGCACCCGAATGGGACGCGCCGTCCACCCCCGACGGGCGTCGCATCAAGCTTGCGGACCAGCGGGGCTCCCCCGTCGTCCTCGTCTTCTATCCGGGGGACTTCACCCCTGTGTGCACGGGAGAGCTGGGGCTCTACAACGAGCTGCTGCCCGAGTTTGGCCAGTTCGGCGCGAAGGTGTTCGGCATCTCGTGCGACTCCCTCTGGAGCCACATCGCCTTCGCCAAGGAACTCCACATCCAGATTCCGCTCCTCTCCGATTTCCATCCGAAGGGAGAGCTGTCGCGCCGCTACAACGTCTACCGGGAGGACGCCGGCATCTGCGAGCGGGCGCTCTACGTCATCGATGGCAAGGGCGACATCTACTGGAGCCACGTCTCGCCCATCGAGATCAACCCCGGCGCGGACGGCGTCATCGACGCGCTCGAGCGGCTGAGCGGCAAGCAGATGGAGGTCCCCACCTTCCAGCCACAGCAGCAGCCATCTCTTCCGGAGGCCCGGACATGA